TAGATTAATCTACAACTGTACTAATATTTGGAGTAAAGGCCATTTGAAAATGGCATGTAAAATGTTAAGGCTGTGATAAAGAAGAGCGTGCCTCAGCAAAACTTGCCACACATCAGAGTTTGGCCTCCCTAGAGAAAGCTGCTCTGATTCTGCTTCCTCCGGCAATAAATCAGCTCCAGCTCCAGGTGATGCAGGATTACAAGGCCAGTTGAGAGGGTTGAATCGAGTGTTGAAGGGTCTCTTAACAAGCAAGTGAATTGTATGACAGAAACGACATGCTCACAAAAACTTCTAGGATGTCTTTGTTAAAATAATCCCCTTGATGTTACAGAAGCACTTTGTTGCTATAGCCACAACCTATAAAAACATATGAGAACTACTGAAGTGTGAATTGATGCAGGCATTTTCCCAAAAGCTTAAAAATGAAGCGGGCAAATAGACTTGAAAAttacatatttctttttatttggtaTTCACATTGAGGCTTGggtgaataaaacaaactgtttaagAGAAAGTCTCTTTATAACTAACCATTAGTCAGGAGGTCTACCGCACATAAATTACCAAGGCAGCCCAGACCCACAGTTCTCCTAGGCTGATATGAATTGTAAAACAGTATCTGACTCGTCATGGGTGCTCATAGAAAATGGCAAATCCATGGTCAGAggcacataaaacaaaacacatgcaTTCACAACTTATTGCTCCGAGTGTCATCGTCAGGTGGCCCTTTAGCGCCATCATGAGGTTAATTTGTTTCTTCAACGATTCCATTTAAGATTTTAAAGAGAGCTGGTTTTGTAAGAAGATTAATTCACATTTACTTACAAGACAGTTGCTTCTGAGGATGAGATTTTACACAATTACAAATGTAAGAAGTCTCtaaaatcaacataaaaataaacaggtgATTTTTTCCACTTAAAAATCTGTGCTGTGACAGCTGGGTTGGCCAAACAGAATGTTGTTTTTCAATTAAACGTTTgacttgtgtgtttttttgccCCACATAGGCTCACAATTAAAAGCAAGACATAAGGATAAGGCAATAGAATAAGACTAATTAACAACAATACAGTGCATCCGGAAAGTACTCACAGCGCTGTACTTTTTCAAAACGTATAAATTAGTCCACTCTGCTTTACTGCTCCActttcttctacaatttttGAAACCAGTTCAAACTTCATTAATGCAGGCTTCAGGATAGGACTTCCCATTTTTAATCTTGCAGAACTGAACATCAGGGTCATATAATGCATTTTTACCACAATAGTTCAGGACATTTTATATCCACTAAATCTGCCACCTGGAACAACTACTTTTTGGAGACAGTATGGGACCCTGAAGTGCAAAAACCACTCTTGGAACAAGCCCTTTACTATCAGCCATAGCTGCCCTGAACAAGCGAACACATTGGGGAGTTTTTGTGACATGTGACACAGGAACCCTGCCAGCACTGCCTTTGTCTTACAGTTACACGTGTCTGTTAAATTTTGTGCCGTGAAAACAAAAGGCCCACCTAGGTACAggaaagtcaaaagaaattggtgCATTAAAAATTGCACATTTAAATCATCAAATATCTGAGACGTAAGCTCAAAAAACTGAGATAAGATGTGTGTATCTGGACATTTAGGTTTGATTTCAACATACAAATTGAGCCAGTTTTGCTTCAAGCAAATAAAATGTGTGGCTGGCAAGCCGAAGCTTCACTctcaattaaaaagaaagaaagagggacttactgtatttttttttgtttaaagccTTTATGTATACAATGATTATTACCTCCAGTAGGCTTTTGGTCCATGTTATGTTTTGATAATTAGATTTTCTCATCAGAAACAACTACGAGGAAACattatggttttaaaaataagaaatattaaataGAAATCCAAgccattttaaattataatttaaagttgttttcttttatgaaacaataaaaacatgcaatCATTAGTAAAGAGAAACTAAAAATGAGGCTAAATTCTCATATTCTGAGACCAGTTTTGGGCTCGCGCTTTGTTAAGATCATCAGTGTTTAAGATTATTGTTAATTTTATGTTCAacattattttgtaatttagaacAAAAATCAAATCATCTCtcgcttcatgtttttcttttacagtttttgattaaaacattcAGTTACCACAACATGCAAGAACTGCTTCAAATGAAGCAATGTCTACCAGCTCTTATTATTAAGAAGTGGGCAAATTATAAATACCAtcagtatttttctttctctgaagaAAGCATGTCAATGCTTCTATCATTGGCATACAAATTTACAAGGATAGTCCTATTTGCATGACTTACATAGGAGACTTCTAGAAACTTCTCAAAGGCCTGTGTTAATTTTACTCCCCCACCACCACTGCCTTAGACCGGggaggggggagggggggggggggggggtgtttaggcagaataaatgtgaaaacacaGTGCTGTGGGTGGAAAGTTATTTCTTTGCTTACAGATTTCTAACCACTATGAAACAAAAATGGTATCTAATCCAACCAAACCCTATGGGAAATAAACAGGTGCCTCTCTTATTTAGGTTTAAATTAACACCACTCTTTGATGGCACAGAATTCAGTTTTTTAGAAAGCTGGGCTGCTTGCCACATCCGGAGCTTATTAATGCCAGAAATGTTGAAATAAGGAATCACTTAAAGAGAACTGGTCCGACCACATGAAGTAGGCCAACAGATCTCAAAAATCACAGCATCATACATCGACctaaagaaataaagaacaaatcagaaacaaagtcattgatatctaaagaaagaaaagagctgcaaagccatttctaaagtCTGTCACAAACCAGCAAAGAATAGTTGCtctgtgctgaggttttttgtaatctcaaactgtatcctgctaaggataaagtgtgaaatataatttttttccctctacttacctaatgtggcctcttttctcatctagcaagggcagcacctgtgagtgggcagcaaagcctcggtgacccgtccccccattgtcttgtgtcatgatggatgtttggatgggttgtactggaattctaatttcccctcggggatcaataaagtatctttgaatttgaattagcTGTTGTTCATAAATCACTAATCAAGCCAACGGTCACCTACACAGATgtgatctttaaaaaaatcacaccATGCATCATGGAAGCAAAGGAGGTGAGGGGTAGAGCACAGCAAGGCTGTAAGAGAACATCAACACAAAATGAGTGTCATCTCTATAGGATTAAACACATGAGAGGCATGAGATACCTTTTAgtttttatctattttatcTAGAAACCAAAATATACTTACCTGAAGTCAACAGATCTGTTATGTCTTGCACTCTAATGTCATCCGTGTGGATTTATGGGCAAATATTGTGGCTCTGGGACTCCAGCGAACCACAGGCAGCCAACCAAGATTCTCCAGGAGAGCATCTATAACCCATCCAGTAGTtcaaagaacccagaacaatgTATGAAGCTTCATAggtctcacttgcctcagttaaagtTAGTGTTTATGATTCAAAAATGGCATGCatggaaaccactgctgaccaaaacaaaaagcataaaaaaaatagaaaggcCTGTAAAAGTTTTGCCAAAAAATAAGATTTACAAAAactattctgtggactgatacCTTTAATAAAATACCATAAAACAGAATTTTGCATTTATCAAGGTTATCTTTGTTCGAGACATTTGTTGAAACAATGAAAgggcaaaaacagcaaaaaccaGTCAGTATAGCAGACACTTTTTATAGCACCTTAGATATTCCTCCTCAAAACTTTAAGTCTAAAAAGATTGAAAGCAGAAGGAACACCTTTGTGATGTAAACAGGTGGGGCAGTCAACTATCCAAACAGAAGTGATTAAGTCTTATTTTGTTGGAAGGTGGATGCTTGTGTAGAAATAGTGTTAAACGTCCGGAGGAGTTACTCATAAACGTTGCTTGTTTTCTAATGCTCTCTAAAGCCTTTAGAGTTCAATAAAATATGCCCatatttgatcaattttgttcTAAGCAAAATACAGTAATACATCTCCCAAGACAGGAGGTCCTACATGATTTCTAGAAAGATCTGTAATTATTCTGGAACAATCTATCCCAGCAGTCGCTGACTTTTGACTTTATTGTAGATAAATTCACCATATGACGCTTAGTTTACTTCAGAGCCGTTTGTAAACGGGCTGTTGAGCTTCTTTACGGTTAAAATTTGCCAGAAGAAATGTGCAGCCTCCCTTTATCCGACAACAAAAAGACGAGCTCTACGTGCATTACGTGCCTCTCTCAGTCAGTCATTCACAACATCAGCTACTGGTTTCGTCGTGTCTTTCCTGCTTCTGCTCTGCGCTGGcatgttttctgtgttgcaAAACTGACGCTACGCGGCGTCCGTAGATTCGCTTTCTTTGACAGTTTAATTTCCAACTGTTTGATGATTAAGAGATAAACTTTTCGGAATGAGTGTAGTTGGGAGCGTCGTTTGTTTCCCAGCCGTGGGGGTGGATGGCTCGTCCCGTGAAAGGGATCACGGCGGTAACTAGGCAGGCTTTTGCGCTGAGGACGTGAGCTAAAACCCAATTGGCTGAGAAATTGGGTGGGCGGGGCTAACATATGAGTAGGTATTTAATGCTTTGTCCCATTGTTAGTGTTTTCCAGCTGATCCAACTCAGGAGAAGAAGGACCACCGCACTTTTTTTTGTGTCCAATCGAGACGCTGCACTTTTTTcgtcttttacaaataaaacatttgttttataaatgtctttttcttgcAACCAATCACTGAATGGTAGTTTTCCTCCGTCTCCAGCGGAGGACCGGGGCTCGCAGAGGCTGTCCTGGAGCAACCTGCTGCAGAGGCTGATTGAGCTAAAGGGGCTCAATCAGAGGGCCTCCGCAGATCAGTACTGCAGGAGTGAAACTGGTGGGTACGATgagtttttattattcattgggAAACAAAAAACACGAGGCGGCAAAATTAAACCTAGACTTTTTTCCATCTTTACGAGAAGAATTTAGACTAGAGTTTAACACGTTTAATCTTGGTTTCAGGATCTGTGGCAGACCTATCCCTGTCAGAGTCCGACAGTAGCTTCTTCTGTTACCCCCCGGAGGAGGCCCTGGCTGCAGAGGTGGTGGCCACAATCACACAAAGCCTTAACAATGCTAGACCCATCCTGTGCTGCTCCAAACTTATCATACCCGACTGTCTAATACACAACATCAGCCAAGAGCTGCTCCATCTGGCCGTCAACGAACCCTGTGGACTGAGGGGAGCCATGATCGACCTGTGCGTGGACAAAGGGGATCAGGGGTTACTGTGCACTGTGGATCAAATAGCAGTGGATCCCACCCTAGTCCCGACCTTCCATGTGACCCTGATGCTGAGGCTGGAGACTGGGGGACTGTGGCCCAAGGTTCAGAAGCTGTTCAAAGGTGGCAAGCCCCCATCTGCAATGTCTTCGAAGCACCACAAAGCCCTGAGGCTGAGCAGCAGCTTCAGGGCCATCAGGAGGAAACTGTACAGTTCAGGACAGCTGCTGATAGAAGAATGCTGCTAACTCCGGAGCACCCATGTGCCTTATTAGATGAACTTATTAATTGCACTGACATCAGGGTCCTACAACAGTTGTAATGTGGTAAATCAAAGGACCAAACTCCCTCTCATGGCAGCTACTCACCTGATGGCAGGTGACTCCACAAAAATGATTTTTGTATGAACATGagtcattttcttttatatgaatgaatgtggATTTCCATTTTTTAATGGAATGTATTTACTAGCATTAAATATTACCGCCTAAAATTGTTTTGTACCTCAAAGACcagagaataaattattttctattattcTGTGCatgcttttttcatttgttctgtgttcaCATCAGTTTTATTCAGGATCTACTACATCATATGTTATAAGGAATGTCAATGGCTAGGGTTTCCTTTGTTCCTTAGACTTGGACAGAGACATCAGAAGCTTTCAAAGGGCATTTAGTGTACACCATTTTCAACAGGGTTTCTGCAAATACCAATTTAAACCTAAAGCAATTAAAATTTCAatttaaaacttgtttaatttactgaatattttcaaaaatgaaaaatgtttagtatTGCAATGCTTTTTACAGCCTAAATTTAGGAGACTGAGACCACaatatcaatatatatatatataaaaaaacatgtatacTAAAAATTTAATAACTGGTTAAATTAAAACGTTTAGTTCACTAAATATGATTTAGGATTGACAGGGAAGAACAAATGTACAATTTAAGACCTAACTAAATAAATTTAGGTTAGTTTTCAAGACCTTTAGGACTATCTAAGGTCTAAAATTGATTTTATGGTTTTTAGGACCTTGCGAAAACCTTCATTCGATATTATATCAGTGCATAAACATGAGGACACACTAAAAAGTGTCAAACATGGATTTTATAAATgtatgattaaaaacaaaacagtcatTCATCAGACaacttttattcaaataattgtATAGAATTTTAGCttgttaatttaataaataggTTTTACTTTAATCTGTGCAACAATTTTTACTAGTTATGATCCAACAGGCTACAAGCAAATTCACAAAACGGTTTTGTAAATGACTACCATCCCCTGCACTGTTAAGTAAAATGAGTATTTACATTGGTAAGAACTATAAAAATTACACACTTTTTTTCCTCATGAGTGGCTCAGACTGTCTTGTCTATGAGAAAGGCCTTCAGGTTTCTccaggaagaaaaataaaaagatcagGACAGAGGAAGCTAATCTCAGCAGCCTTCTTTATCGTTTGAGTAGATAACAGAGGCTCACTTTCCACCATGACGCCCATCGGACTCTCACCACTGGTTGAGACCGGAGAGGAAGAAAATGTCAGCAGGCAGCTCAAAGCTTCTTGCGGCTCTACAGGAAGTGGATCGAGCTGCAGGAAAGGTCCCCTGACGAGGCCCCTCTGCACACAGAGTGTTATGCTTGTTTAGATTCTCTTGGGTTGCTGCAGAAATTTGCTCCAATTAAGAGTGGCCCCAGACTGATTTCTCCTCCTTAGATTCAAGTACCGACGAACTCTAAAGATAAGGACACCAGGAGTTAAATTGTTACCTTTCAAATGCTGATGTGCCGTTTTGTGACAACTAGAGCAATGCTCTCTATAAGCACAACAGctacaaaaatacataaataccaggcacctttttccttccactaagtTTTCTATTAATGTGCTTGGATACAACGTTGAATGATCGGTTTCTTTAGCAGAACCTCTGAAGGCTTGCCCtctttgtggagggtgtcaaagAATATCTAACAGGACAGCggtcaagtcagcagtcctcCCCATGATTACACCggccatatacaggtccttctcaaaaaattagcatattgtgataaagttcattattttctataatgtaatgatgaaaattcaatattcatatattttagattcattgcacattgactgaaatatttcaggtcttttattgtcttaatacggatgattttggcatacagctcatgaaaacccaaaattcctatctcacaaaattagcatatttcatccgaccaataaaagaaaagtgtttttaatacaaaaaacgtcaaccttcaaataatcatgtacagttatgcactcaatacttggtcgggaatccttttgcagaaatgactgcttcaatgcggcgtggcatggaggcaatcagcctgtggcactgctgaggtcttatggaggcccaggatgcttcaatagcggcctttagctcatccagagtgttgggtcttgagtctctcaacgttctcttcacaatatcccacagattctctacggggttcaggtcaggagagttggcaggccaattgagcacagtgataccatggtcagtaaaccatttaccagtggttttggcactgtgagcaggtgccaggtcgtgctgaaaaatgaaatcttcatctccataaagcttttcagcagatggaagcatgaagtggtccaaaatctcctgatagatagctgcattgaccctgcccttgataaaacacagtggaccaacaccagcagctgacacggcaccccagaccatcactgactgtgggtacttgacactggacttctggcattttggcatttccttctccccagtcttcctccagactctggcaccttgatttccgaatgacatgcagaatttgctttcatccaaaaaaagtactttggacgactgagcaacagtccagtgctgcttctctgtagcccaggtctggggaatgcggcacctgtagtccatttcctgcacacgcctgtgcacggtggctctggatgtttctactccagactcagtccactgcttccgcaggtcccccaaggtctggaatcggcccttctccacaatcttcctcagggtccggtcacctcttctcgttgtgcagcgttttctgccacactttttccttcccacagacttcccactgaggtgccttgatacagcactctgggaacagcctattcgttcagaaatttatttctgtgtcttaccctcttgcttgagggtgtcaatagtggccttctggacagcagtcaggtcggcagtcttacccatgattggggttttgagtgatgaaccaggctgggagttttaaaggcctcaggaatcttttgcagatgtttagagttaactcgttgattctgatgattaggttcatagctcgtttagagacccttttaatgatatgctaattttgtgagataggaattttgggttttcatgagctgtatgccaaaatcatccgtattaagacaataaaagacctgaaatatttcagttagtgtgcaataaatctaaaatatatgaatgttaaattttcatcatgacattatggaaaataatgaaccatatcacaatatgctaattttttgagaaggacctgtacatttgtgTGTAAAAACtgcttgttttatttgtcttaagaaaaattctaattttctgataagccaaatgtttggttttagtttcttataagccataataatcaaaCAGAACAGAAATGAATGCTTGATATACCTAAATGTGTGTGTAAATCTAAATAGCATCcaggtttcactttttgaattgtaTTGCTAaggtaaattaacttttcaatgcaGCTGTAGATGGTTTAACAAGTTAACTTCTTCAATTCTTACCCTTCAAATAGCTGGACTTTAACGTTATATTGCTCAATAAACACGTTATCCACAATAAAGTAAGTCGCctgatttttaaaacaacaaacatcccCCTCTCCCATCAACTCTTTCGCAAAGACTTGACCCTTGCTCAAGTTAGGCAATCCATCAGAGTGACGTATCAGGAGACGTCTGTCCTCTGAAAAACGTAGCTGACTCTTCAATATCTGCATCAGCATTATGACAGGGTGCACTAAGGAAAGTCAAATCAAGAAATGACTTCTAAGCAACACAAAGATGGGTTAAAAAAAGCCACAATTTCACCAACATTCACCTGAACGTACCCATGTGTTTGCAAGCGTTTCCTAGCCATCCAGTATGACCTGAATCTCAGATAGTCTGGAACAGCTAGGGGTCCCCATTCTTTGAGCCCTTTGGTACAACTCAGAGTCCCCAAAGTAACGAGCACGATACAACAAGCCTTCCTCtgaaaggacagaaacagggtgtCAAAAGTACAATCCTCTGTCAGCAGTCCAATAAACTTAGCAATCATTTTATCAGGTGTTCTGATCTTACATGGAGTATTTCTGTGTGGAAATAATTACAGTCCAACCATATGCCCATATTGGTCATCAGTAGATCCTAAACTTCTGAAACATATGGGTCTTAGACTTTATGTCACGCACCAGTTTATTGCATTTCAGCTGCAAGAGAACCAGTAGGATTTGCTAATGGCTGGGTGCAAAGTGGAAAAAGGCTTTTTCATtggttttttaaaatcttttttttggcATTTGAACAAACTCAAAACAGCTGAGTTTCAAAACCTTTACACAGATATGAGTTAGATTATCCTACATTTACTATGTCTTCCTTAAAGAGCAGCATGTGATCATTGGTACCTTTTCTCTGTCAAAATTATAGTTGTGATTGGAATGTCGAAGGTAAAATAAATATGATCATTTAcagataaatgtaaaaacaaacaattcattttttttaaatattccagATAATAAAACGAGGGAAGATTGAAATCATTTTCCTTACAAAATATTCTGTCTTTCATACTTATTACAacctggaaaataataaatagtttgtgaccttaagctcaagagCCATTGGGTTGTGAAGTAGACCACCaccaagtccacctctgaatagcTTAAAGAAAAAGCtcttggagtggcctagtcaaagtttcgATTTAGGGCTGATTAGGATACTGAAGTGTCACTTTAAATAGACCATTACGGCTTGAAAATCCTGCAAAGTGGCTCAATTATACCAACTTGTGAAGAAGCGTGAACCAAAATACCTTTACATGGGTTAGGTTCCCACATAGACTCAGTGCCAGTTATCAGAAAAGCTTTCTCTAGGTGGAATACCACtttttagggttagggggttattACGTTTTCCACATAGTTTCAGGTTGGTTTGGGTAGATTTTATCACTTaataataaatatctgaaaactgtattttgtatttactcgagTCATTTTTGGCTGATACTAAAATCTACTAGATAATCTTTGagtatgattaaaaaaataaaaaagcaaaaacagaagacctCTTTAATTAAGAAAATGGGGAATGCAAAAGTAATCCATCTTAATAAGCCTTTAGACTTACTCTGCTGCTTCTCCTTCCAGCAGTTGTTTCTTAGGTTAGAGATATAGTCTTCTTCTACACTTCTTTCAACAGTTTTCAGGTTATTGCCTGTAAATTCTTCATTGAAACGATCCCCCACATAGAAAGGCACCTTTAGGTGTGACGTATGCCTTTTGTGAACATGTCCGGCTGATCTGACAAACAGAAGAACAGGAAAGGTCAGACGGATGCTGAAACACTTTTGCACGAGTTACACTCCCACAATCCCCCACTTACGGACGATAGCTAAGGCTGTAAGGAGGCTGCGTGACCATCAACTGGCTGAGAGCAGAAACAATGATGAGAATTAAGATGGGCATCAGCTGGACCAGCAGAGCAAACCCTCCCTGTTcggagagaaaaagaaacatttcagaCGACACAGATCAGTTCCTTTTAAAACCAGGCATTAAGAAACAAATCCAGCTTACATCTCTCTGCTGTTCCCGTCTTTCTTGTCTATTCTGGTGTGCAAAATGCATTCTTCCATTCCTGTAAACATGGACGTTACCTGAGAATATATATAAGCAAACAAATATAGTTAAACATTATGATCACCTGACTGATTATCAAATACTCATTTCAAGAAATCTACAGGATGAGTGTAATTTTTTTGTAAGGTTTCCCTGcaacattttcatttgttaacCCAGTCATACTTTTGGGACACTCGTTTTAGTTGAAAACTGCATGTTCTGCATATTACTGTACATTTATTCTACAAAACAGCAGAATTGTAGGCCTATGCATTACGCTCTAAATATGTAACAAAAGATTTATCATGTAGCCAAGTTGTACTCGGTCTCTGCGTCGGTATTATCCTGGGTTCCTACAGAATATGAAAATGTATCacttaaaaaataattcaaaggaTAAAGAGCACATCCAACAAATCTAACTCTACTCCATAATACAGAGAATGTTTGATTGTAAAGGCCAACAGTAATATGAACAGAGTCTGACTTTGGGCTGAAGATGCCTCGTGGTTTATTCACTCACAAGAGGTCAGCACATATTATCCAGAGACTTGAAAAGGGGCCTTCACACCAGTGATCATGTGTGACTTGATAGAACATCCCTGCTCTATATGCAAACCAGGAAACAGGAGGACCACATAACCAGCAGCTGAAGAGGGTCAGTTGTAATGATCCACGACCCAGCGTTGAATTTTGAAGCAGCACTGAACATTACttgcattttttatgtattttagccTCCACTCACTTGATGGGAAGCCTCCACCAAAGAACATGTTAAAAAGGTCCTCAGGAGAGATATCTGCCTCAAAATCGTGGTGGTGCCtgtgtctgtttggctgtgtttGCTCCTCTCCATACTGGTCATATTGTCTTCGTTTTTCGGTGTTACTTAGAACAGCATAGGCATTACCAATGGCTGAAAGAGACACACAGAGGTGTTGTTACTGCGAGTTCCCAAGAAACATCACAGGAAAGGCTTGAAGCCATACGCTTACCTTTAAATGCCTCTGTGGCTCCAGGCGCGTGATTTTTATCTGGGTGAAATTTCAGGGCCAGCTTCCTGTAAGCCTTTTTAAGGTCCTCCTCAGATGCTGACTTTTCCACTCCCAGAATTTGGTAATAATCTTTACAGCTCTTAATCCTGaattagaattaaaaaaaaaataaaaaaaaaccacaaacataTATGggtatggatttttttttaaagttaccctTAAAAAATCCATACTGGGATGTTGCAAAGAAGGATTTAGCTGACAGTAAAACCTGTCATTCAGGATAAGCAACCTTGTTTTCTTGGCCTGGTTGCTGAATAGATAATCTCTTTGAATTCGAACAGAGAAGAGCTTCTTGATTATGGGAATAAAATGAGAATGATGCTCACAATCAATTCATGTGTTTTAGTTGAGTGTTCACAGAATCCATGTCTCTTATTTTACTTTGCTGTGAGTGTTAATTTCTGTCATCTGCCCATTTTATATCGACATTACGACCCCTAGACCCCTAAATTACTGGAAAAGATAGGACACAGTCATCATCACCTTTTATAGTTCTAActcattttatattaaaaaatacatatttcataaaataagctGTTTATCCAATTATTATAcataattttttgttgttgtcttgcagcacaaatgggttttatttttgttatttttctaaagtAGGCAGATGGGAAGTGgtgtggagagagggggaagacatgcagcacaggtacCCGGGGTCAGGACCAATACAGGACCCAGGATgcatataccgtattttccgcactataaggcgcacttaaaaacctttattttttcaaaacattacagtgcgccttgtaatccttATATATGGAtaaattggttgatccatactggttgtacacggcgctctgtcaaaatgtttcagtacgactggtaaactacaaagccgcaccgcttgcagcattacggctaccgtagtcaggggcgtcgccgaagtaatagcggtaaacacctgtactgtgcttactcctagtccaacaccacttgtgtgtgtataacgtttgaatgtactgttgcaggaattgcctgaactatatgtgattagaagctcagtgtgtggggtgtatgtttcgtgt
This genomic stretch from Girardinichthys multiradiatus isolate DD_20200921_A chromosome 22, DD_fGirMul_XY1, whole genome shotgun sequence harbors:
- the dnajb12a gene encoding dnaJ homolog subfamily B member 12a encodes the protein MDSNKDEAERCIKIALNAISNNQLEKARKFLEKAQRLFPTDKAKNLLESLAQNGKPPDENGSAVNGDGSGVRHRGERDGANVSQGHTDSDKSYTAEQLEAVKKIKSCKDYYQILGVEKSASEEDLKKAYRKLALKFHPDKNHAPGATEAFKAIGNAYAVLSNTEKRRQYDQYGEEQTQPNRHRHHHDFEADISPEDLFNMFFGGGFPSSNVHVYRNGRMHFAHQNRQERREQQRDGGFALLVQLMPILILIIVSALSQLMVTQPPYSLSYRPSAGHVHKRHTSHLKVPFYVGDRFNEEFTGNNLKTVERSVEEDYISNLRNNCWKEKQQKEGLLYRARYFGDSELYQRAQRMGTPSCSRLSEIQVILDG
- the LOC124858775 gene encoding DNA damage-inducible transcript 4 protein-like — protein: MSFSCNQSLNGSFPPSPAEDRGSQRLSWSNLLQRLIELKGLNQRASADQYCRSETGSVADLSLSESDSSFFCYPPEEALAAEVVATITQSLNNARPILCCSKLIIPDCLIHNISQELLHLAVNEPCGLRGAMIDLCVDKGDQGLLCTVDQIAVDPTLVPTFHVTLMLRLETGGLWPKVQKLFKGGKPPSAMSSKHHKALRLSSSFRAIRRKLYSSGQLLIEECC